In Dromaius novaehollandiae isolate bDroNov1 chromosome 13, bDroNov1.hap1, whole genome shotgun sequence, the genomic window GCTTTTCCTAAAGACCATGTAATGAATTTCTTTACATTTGATGCTTTTTGCCTGCCTTCTCTCTCTACTTCCTtactcttttgctttctctcaggCATATGTGGATATCTGGGTATTTGAAAAGCAAAGCATCATTAAAGATGTATTTCTTATCTGCATACAGAAATGCTGTCTCTAATGACTGTGGTTGTGGTTTCACAGGAAAGTTCCACTTTTTgaataaacaatttaaaatgagcaaaactatcgggaaagtatttaaaaatatcacaaaatacCCACTTGTGCTTGCTCCTCAGGATGGTCAGTGAACAAAATCTGGATTGCAGTACCACTCTCTGAGATGGCCTTATGGAACAAGCCCTTTGCCAGAGGAGATAAGACCTGAAAAGCAAGAACAAACATTACAAGTATGACAAGCACTATGTTCTGACCACTGACTTAGAATTTCAATATCAGAAATTGCCTTTTAAGACATTTTGAAAACATGACCACTGACTTAGAATTTCAATATCAGAAATTGCCTTTTaagacattttgaaaacaaatgtcaCAAGAGGGTTGTTCTGTAGACTTTGGTCATAGTTCAGCTACGCAGTGGGCTTTGGCAACAATATCAGGTTCAAGAGTTCATGCCTGTCCTTTCCCCTCCCATAGCACCCCGCTTCCAAGACTTTGTGGGACTACATTGCAAGACAGATATGGATTGAAAATGACTGTGTCCAAGATAGTCTGGCTGTGCTGCAGTAGGGATATAAACAACTATTTGCCAGAGGGCAGGAGCTCAGCAAAAAGGAATTACTGCTAATGCACGTGTATCACTGAAACCAGGTTTTGTTATGCATTTTCTATCAAATTATGAGAGTTTGAAGAAGAAGAGCCTCTTAATCGTAAATGCACCTCAAATGTACCTCAATGTGCTCAGTACTGATGTAAAAATTTTACATCATCACTGGGTCACAAAATGCATATCTAGTTCAGATATTATCATGACTATTCACTTTGGGTAACTTTGCCTGAGTGACTGTCAACACATAGGAAATGGGCAACAAGGCATCTTCTAAAAGGATTCTTCTCACATGGATAAATTTTGTGTTTACAGTTCTTGCACAAAAAGCAGAATTCAAGCTAGTAGATGAGGAATAATATTTTGGGTCTGAACTAGAAGATTTAGGTATAGACCATTTTCATcagtcagaagctgcatttgTATCACATTGTCTTATAGACCAAAGTGATGGGTGGTTTATTATAAAACCATCGCTTTTCTCTCCCTGACTTTTCTTGCAGATACTAAAAATGAAAACGGATTGTATTTCTTCAGAGTGATTAAAATTAATGATTTCTGTGAACTTACAAGGGCAGAAACGCTGACTCCTCCTGCAGATTCTCCAGTGATAGTTACGGATCCTGGATCTCCTCCAAAATTTATGATATTTTCCTGAATCCACTGAAGAGCTGCTACTTGATCCAAATAACCCCAGTTTCCCCGGGCATGCTCATCACTAGTGCTGCAAAGAAAGAACAGACTTGTTTAAATGCTTGATGTAAGAAAAAAAGTGGAGATAAATACAATCTGTGGTATAAGAAATCAGTTGCCAAAGAGCCTCTCTACACAACTGAACCAGAAATGGCTCAGGAAGGGTTGAGATAAGCCTAGCTATCAAACAAGAACAGATTCTGAATTTGACTTGAGACCCTTAAATTGTTCCCAAAGGttgcatatataattaaaaaagtgTAGTTTCCTTGTATAAGTAAGTATCGTGCACATCTCTTTGCAAAGGTTTTGCGCACTTAATTTTGGAAATCACTTAGCAAAAAATAAGATAGACTATCTTACCTAAAATATCCAAGAATACCTAATCTGTACTGAATTGTTACAACCACCACATTGTCAAAGGCCGCTAATGCTGAACCATCATATGTTgaagctgctccaaaaactaATCCACCTCCATGGATCCATACAAagacctggaaagaaaaaaacataaactaACAACCCAGTACAGATGAGAGGTCCCTGTGATACAAactaaatataaaacaaaacagaatattttgtgCTATTTCACTCACAACTCTTTCAGATTGCATTTCACAAATGGTAGAATTCTTTTGAATATGAGATCTGCAATCTTATAAAATGgcattcattttattaaacaTTTGCATTATGCCTATGCCCACTGacttttcagagatttttttagaGGAAATCAAACATTACTTATTGAAAATGTCAATCAGATTTTATCTGTAAAATAGGATTTTGTACACTTTCCAAATCTCAGCAAATATTTACTGGACCTAAGCATACAACTTGATTAAAGCTGGAAAACTGCACCTGGAAGTCTGCATATAACACAGGTTGTAGGTTTGCTGTAAAGTTATTTTAATCCTTGAGAAACTTTTAGAAGTTTTAGGCTTAACTTGTTCCATGAAGTCACAAAAGCAATCAAGTTTGTCAGAGATTTTATAAAGATTTTGCTTACAGGCagtttctcctgtttttctgtaGAAGTGGGTGTATACACATTTAGGTATAAGCAGTCTTCAGACAGTTGGAGAggaatcttttcttttctattagtAATAAGATCTGAAAAATACTGTCCTTGTTCTCTATCCTGTAGACATctgaataaataagaaaaataagcaataaaaataattaaaacctcCAAGTTTCTTCCTCTATAAACTACAAACCAGTAGTCCATCCTGAGTACATTTCCAGATGttggcaacagaaaaaaaatatataaaaaatgaaaaaatattatattttcttcctttgaatgCCAGTCAGACATGTTGTTAATGAGATCAGTAGAAAGGAGCCACAGTATAGAGTAGAACAGTGACATGAAGATATAATTTTGCGTGTTTCAACATATTACAGAAATCTACCTGCAAATGGATATGGCCATAAGATAATTCagtgaaaatataaatgaattattttgcacCTTATATAACTTTTTATATTGTACATGTAGGTTTTAGGCTTGAGGTGCTAATCAATGGCAGTAATTCGAGTAAGATGCTTACAGTATAGACTAGAACTGGTCTGTGTTTCCTATGTATCCTACTGAGCATGTGACTCACTGAACACTTTATTCTTCCACACTTTATTCCAACATTTCTTAGTTCCTTTTTGTTTCTGCTCCAAATTTACAAGGTTCATAAACATTACTAAGTAATGGCTGAATGTCCCCCAAAGCACATTATTGATCAAGTGCTTGCCCTTCCTAGTTTATTGCTGACACCTATTAGACagcacttttcttaaaaaaaagagcacCTTATGATgatatctttaaaaatgtatgcattGTAAAACAATTGCAAGTGGTAATGAGATGGCACCATAGAATTTATCATTGTCACTTTTGAATGCCCTGTATATTGGTGTCCTGCAGCTGCATATaatataaaatcattaaaaaggTCAGTAGTTCTGTCATTATCTTACACTGGTGGGTAGAAAGTGGCATCTCTGACACCTTTCCATGGCTCAGGTGGCTGGGGTTCGGAAAACCTCAAGGGTCCAACAGGAGGCTTAGCAAAGGGAAGTCCCAAAAAGACATTGACACTCCTCTCAGCGGCGTGTACTCTGATTTGGTTTCCTCGGACTCTCCCATATTTGGTCACCACTTCTGGTTGCTCTGTGTTTTGTCCTGGGGGATGTGTGTACAAAATCATGAGTGGTCCATTTGTAAGCAACTGACGCATTTCTAAGAGCCTTAGCTACTCAAATATGCATCTTTTGTTTGCTTAAGCAATTCCTTTTCATACATAAGGCTTCAACAAATACTCAAATCAGTATAACCAACATTATTTCAGCCTTCATTCTGATTGTTTTTGTATGTATAACCTCTCATATGTATATCAGCTATTTTTTATATCTTATTAGCCACACACATTAATAACTGCATATAGATCTTAATCCTTTTGACCTAAGTCATTATTCAAAACTCCAATACATTGCTCTCATTAAGAAAAGGCACTTCTTTCTTAAGAAAAAGATCTGCGAATACACAAAATAATTTGGGAATCTTCATAGTACagccaaaaaaacccttccaaTATTCCTGAAAATAGTACAGCATACATAAATAATGTTAACGTTTAGGTaagattcattttaaaataagtatgaaAGTTCTCAATACCAAATTAAAAATGTGGCATGTCGGTCTTTGCCTCAGCAGAGAGGATTTGGGGGTAGGAATTTGATTTCATTATTTGTGAAAAAGGCAAATTAAGGCAAATGTCTGAAAACAGATcactaaaaagaaatgaaaaactatCTGCTATCCAGACTTAGTTTCTGTACAGCAATGTCGGGTGTCCAGGTCTTCCAACAAGGCTGGAATTCCCTAAAGTGAGCAGGTTGTGCACATGTTCTGTCTCCTTACAGAAGGCaacagtgaaaaacatttttgaCGCTTACCAGTAGCTACAAGAGCTGTGACCCCGGCGGTGAGAATCAAGGACAGCAGCAGTGTGTTCTTCCCAGTCGCCATTTTGCAAGCTAGTCACACATTCACCCCCCCAGTTTGTTGCCTTATATACTCAGTGAAGTATGAATGTTATGCAAGGCAAACACTGATTACAAAAAGCAATACCCAAGCTGTGAACCAGCACTAGCTGTGAGCAGCCAGAACAACTGTCCAAGATTGTAAGCCACTCCTCCCAGGCAAGTGCAAGGCAGCCCTCCCTGCCTTGCAGCATGGCCCCCTGAGTCTAATGCTGGCTCTCTATGGCTCCTTCTAAATCTTATTCACACAACCTCAGGCATCAgctatttgcttttaaatgctctgaaaagaGTCTTCCATAACACCTGGGGATTCTTCCTGCTGCTGTAACACAATCATCTTTGACAATTAAGTTAGCAACAATTAAGTTGCTCCCACTACACAGTGGAGACTATGGAATAAAACTACTCtattatttaattacatttatttccttcatttcagtATTAACATCTTAATGTAAACATCACATAATATAGCCATAAAGAGCAAAATTCAAAATGCTAATCttgaaaaaaattgtctttacTGAAGTAAAGTTGAATGATTTTTCATGTCACAAAAGAAGGCTATTTTGTGACAATAGCAGTATCAGAAAAATCTTAGCTTTTCCTGCAGGGTGGATACTCCACCTGTCACTCAGTCTGATCAGTCCAAGAATGCTTGTTTGGTATCTAATACAAAACAAAGAGGTCTGCTACGCTGATATGTTCTGAAGAGAGGCTTTCTCATATTTTTTAAGTTTGGGAGCAATATTCAAAGATTTGGGTGGTAAGCACATGTTTAAATCCCTCCGAAAAATCAGCAGGACTTCTGTGTGGACTCACATCTATCACCAGGGTGTGAGATGAAAAATAAGGAACAGATAGCTGAATAGAAAAGATTATCCACCTCTGTAACTAGGCAGTCATGTTTATTCTGTGTTTCCCTTTGTAAGCTTTGGCCTCTGCCTATGTTTTTGGCAAGGCTCAGTAGCTCTTGCCCCACAAAGTCTCTGTGTCTTGTAATTTTATATCATGAGAATTCTCAGTTGTCAGAGACAGCATTTCCATGGATTATTTTAGTGTCTGCACATTAGTTTTCAGCTATGTATGTCCTAAAGACCCACAGTCATGAAATTAGTTCAGCACATATTTTAAGCACGTAATAGCTGTGTGTGCTATGTATATACTCATGTACTCTGAAGAGATCCTTTACTCCTGACTTTTCCAAGTATGCCTGCACAGGCATGACTTGCAGCTCATGTAAGTAAATCCAAGCTAGCTTTAAACTAGACTGCTCAGGGAGTAAACCGGTAGCAAGTAGCTTCACATATATATGTTAAGCACATACTGAATATGTAAGTACTCATATTTACTCTGCTTATGCGAAGACTTTTGCCCTCTGTactgagctctgtgctgcagcagctACACTGTTAACAATGCCAATGCTAGCCAGCTTCTAAAAAAAACACTGTGGACAATAATTTGGTTGCAGAATTTTTAATTGGTGTGTAGAGGGTCTGTTTTTTCTTGTATTGTTTCTGAAGAGTGAAATTTATGACATTAATAAACATCAGGAAAACGGGGCTGGGATTAGTCTGTGCTTTTATGAATGTAAAGTCTACACTATACTGACAGATGTACCTACTATCAAATGCAATGAATGGAAAGAGGTGCCTGGAGTACAAGTAATGGTGTTTTAGCTCATGCAAACTTGTATCTTTATGCGACAAAGGTTTGCTGGAAGGAAAGTGTGGGAGTACTGTGTAGTAGCAATCTCTGCACTCCTGTTTGCCTGTAGGAACttgataacagtgaaaaatggggaaaaggaAGGAGGTTTCTGATTACTGGTTTCACTTGTACCGAACCTGACAAAACAAGGTTCCTTCTTCAGTAATGGATCAGGCTAAACAGATGCAGCATCTAAAGATTATTCCCTGGACATGTTGACACAGTATCTAGTCAACAGTGGAGGACTTGGCAGAAACACTGCATACGAAGTTATTCATTATAAGCTGCTCTTTGACTTCAAAATAATGACCAGAAGaacaaaaaacatgaaaacaaaatgccTGTATGTACGGTCAAGTCATCTCCTAGGCACCCAACTTATAGCTGTTCTTCAGACTCCAGTAGAAAAGCATAGGAGGAACTGAACTGAGGTTACACTCTCAAACAGTGAGCTAATGGTgttgcttcctgaaaaaaaggctGTTACTCCACCATTTCATGATTATTCTGCTGAGTCATTTTCCTTCCTCCAAAGCACTCCTGGAAGCTGGAAATCTTAAATGAGGGCCTTGGAAACTTGAAAACAATGGAAACTGGTTGAAGATGCATATGTAGAATTACCTTGTGCCAATTACTGTCAATGCTTAAAATTTTGGTATGGTATTGTCTGTCAGCAACAGAACGGGGAGAATGTATTCTTTTTTTGCTTGTGAAAGGCTGGACAGGACAATACATAGATGTTGCTAGTTTATGACCAAGATGGGGCGGtgggcatatatatatattcatataccCTTAGCAGTTTACATAGATCTGGTTGAATACTGTTGCAAATCCTCTCACCATCTCCATTTACCTTGCACTGTTCTGGTTCTTGTGAAAACTGTTTCTATACTAGATGCAGCTACAAGAATCCCTGCTTGTAACGCAACTTCCATCCTGGTGGGCATGCGTGAGTCTGAACTCATTTGTGACTCTCAGACTACAGCAATCCTTTACTACAAAGCCAAATGCTATGTTGtctgcctgttgccctttcctcTTGCTAAAACTAAccttatttatttctgtaaacaatttattttctatcTGCTGATCTTTACTGGTTTTCCAAACTCTGCTTTCCAATTTGCTTTCCCTTTACTTCCCCCTTTGTTTACTACTCTATTTTCCAAGCACCACTCTTCGGTCTTTGTTCTACCCCTTTCTTCCCTTGGAAATACCCATCTTGCAAAATGTATCAGCGTTATCCCATCCACAGTCCCAGAGATGTACAACTTGGAGGCCAAAGGAAGCAGCTGTCCTGAAAATATTACCAGAGGAAATTAGTTTCTGCAAAGTCTGCCAATCTCATTTACATAAGATACTAAATAAACAGGATTTTGTTTCCTTACTGCTTTGCCTGCAGATCCTTTGCATGGATCTGTATGTGGCAGTCCTTACCCTCATGACATACACTAACCTTGTGGAACCTGGAGACAGTGCTACATACCTGACAAGGAAAATCTTGAATCCTGCTCGGCATTTCATTTGAAGAGAGAAGATTTTGCAGTTTACTCTCAATCTGTCAACAATGCGCAAGTCAGGGACCAAGCCAAAGTAATTTTGCCATGAGACAAGATTTGCCTCTATACATTAATGTACTACTACTTTTCTTGATTTCAAGAGCTGAAAAAGTAAAGACAAGTATCACAGTCATGGGCCTATGTCACAGTTATGTACGGtagaaatgtttagaaatatgCATTTAAAGTGGACCTGAGTTGGTCCTTTACTCAGCCTCTGGTGAAGACTGAGTCAATAAACTAAGGCTGAGGTTGGCCTTGCACAAGAAAACTCACAGAGCAACAACAAACTCCCACTCTTCACTCTTACCTTCACTCTTGCTTCTATACTTGATGATATCAGGAGCATCACGCTTGTTCTCAACTTTTCTTCTCAAGCGTGTCAAGGCTAAAGGCAGCAGTCATCTGTAATATGTTCAGACTAGATATCAAGGGAAAATCTGATAATACGCATTACTAAGCTGAATTTTGAATGTATTTCAATGTACCTGTATTACATCCTGCAGAGAGGAAATGGCTAAACAGAATGGCAACCTCAGCTTCTACGGGAAGAGACATGTGACAGTACATTTGGCACAGTGTCCACTTCTAAGACAATTCTGCATGTCACAGTTCTTACTCAGAATAATCCCACTGGCTCTCTCTCTATGGGAGAGCTAAAAGAGGCAGTTATTGAACGTGCAGTTGGAAATGATGTTGTATTAGAAAAATCACACAGCCATTTATCAAGCATCAAACACACCATGTGAAAGAAATCAATCAAAGCAAGGGATAACAGAGAATTTCTGCTTCTAAATCAATGAGTGTTCAGGCAAACCCAGTTCAACTGAAGTGTATAAAACTCAGTGCTAGAGTTTATAAAACTTAGTATTTGGACAACTTTAGTGCTCTGACTCCGGGCATGTGATGATCTCACACCAGGATGTATCTGGGGCAGCACAGAGTATCAGAGCAGTTGCTGCTAAGCAGATAGGAATAAAATCTTTTGACGTGATCCAGTGTGACTTACTTTTAGCACTGCGCCTGTGCATAAGAAGTCAGTTCCACTGCACTTCCCCACACATAACACATATTCTCTGCCTATATACGTACAACATtgcctatttttctctttttgttggATATAGCCATGGAACTGCATGTGCAATGAAAATCTGCCAGACTATTTTGCTATTTTGAGATTATGTTCTCCTCACAAAATGTTAGCTAAAACAAAGAACAAGGAACAGATCCCACTTTACCGAAACAGCAGTTGTGTTAAGTCTAACCCTACCTTTCCGGTTCTGACTGGCAACAGAATTTGTGCAGAAAGGTGTAGGAAGCTCCACCTTATTTCCTAGGACAAAATCATTCAGAAAGAAGGAATGGCCAGTTACTTGCTGCAGGACATGATTAGCTGGGAACGACCTTAGTAAATTGTTCCAGAGATAAAGAGGGGAGATTaaagaaggacaaaaaaaaaaaaaagaaaaaaaaaaagaaaaaaaaaaaagaggaggaacagATGTGCAGTGCCCTGTAGGATCTATGAAGCTGCATAATGCTGTAGGTGCAAGGTAGCAGTAGGGTCAGGAATATGGTGGGAATAGCCTAGGGGCCAGACAGAAAGCAAACAGGACATAGCAAAGAAGTTCTTCACAACATGGAAATAATGCATTCAAGACTTGTTCTTGGCCATCCAAGTGCATATCAGCTGAAAAGGATGTCTGAATAATTCTGGTAAATGACTCCCTCTCCAGTGTTAGTAATGAAAGCCTGTGACCCAATGCAAACAGAAAACCTGGAACTGATTGATGGCATGGAGAGGTCTCCCCCAATAAAATAAGCACCATGGAAAAGATAGAAAGTGTGGAATGAATGTTACTACAGCTGttgtaaagttaaaaagaaaaagaaaaaaacactgtgggTACTAGAGACTGCTTCCCTCTTTTCTAACGGTTGAGAGAAATCTGAATTTCAGCACTAAACTACTCTTACAGATTAAGTATCTGAACAGTCAGAAACATACTGGGCACTGACAGTTGTCACCACTGTAAAACTGACTTAcgaaacagaatattttttactTTCAATTCCTTTCCCAAAGTGCATTTCTGTAAGTGAATCAGACCAGAGCTTTCATACCATCACTAATATACTTGAACACCTGACATCAGAAAGACTGTTTTACTTGCAAATCAGGTCTTTATTGATTTCATTATATTAAAACAATGTTGATGCTACATTCTGTCTTCAGTCATGGGAAAGAGATATAaaacctgagcagaagagaaattTGGTAACTATCTTTAATAAAGGAGAGTTCTGTTGTGGACATGAACCCAGGAAAAAGTAAAGGATCACAAAATAGAAAGAGATCAATTGAAATCATTATAGTGAATATCTGTAAATGTGACAACcggaaagaaaaagtgaaaggaagaaaaacataattttatcctcaaaaatattttaagtaatttCTTTTGCTATCATAATGATATGTCTATTATGTATATGTTTAGACTGTAAATTATAACTCTGAATtaactttcttgttttctgttctttcattatTTATCACTTCAAATATGACCCTTCTCCAGAAGTCcaccttcttttctttcaatttcctggctttcttttgttttagatttATCTCTAAGTATTCTTCATTTAGGTTGTAAGATGGCCATTCAACCAAACCTTCCCCATTTGGATTTctggaaacaagaagaaagaaagagggaatgCCCGTTTCAATCTGCAGCGAAACTCAATCACAGCAGTTAAGAATGAATGAACAAAGCAGCCAACTCACTATGGAGACAGCACAAACGAGCTAAAACACTTTTCTAGTAATGTGTGTCATGAGTCTCACGATTCTCACCCATTTCCAGCAAAGTTAGCCCAGTACTTCATCAGAGTTCTACTAaggttcttttcttcctttgtgatTTCATCTGAAAGACAAAATACAAATTATTATTGGTggcagaaatcaaaacatttctgctACAGAAGTAGCATTTCCACTCTGTGGATACATTAATCTTCACACAACCTATCTGTCACAACAGAAAGATCTCAGCTGAAATAAGTTAGTAACAATTCTAGTTACAGAGTGTTACCTTATTATTTATACATACACCTCAATatatcaagaaaaatatttgctattttaatGTTCTCAAAGtctaagagaacagaaaaaaaaaaagtatagtacTCTCTAGTATATGATAAAAATCAAAAGGTACAGATTAATGAATGACTTTA contains:
- the LOC112987670 gene encoding fatty acyl-CoA hydrolase precursor, medium chain-like isoform X2, translated to MATGKNTLLLSLILTAGVTALVATGQNTEQPEVVTKYGRVRGNQIRVHAAERSVNVFLGLPFAKPPVGPLRFSEPQPPEPWKGVRDATFYPPVCLQDREQGQYFSDLITNRKEKIPLQLSEDCLYLNVYTPTSTEKQEKLPVFVWIHGGGLVFGAASTYDGSALAAFDNVVVVTIQYRLGILGYFSTSDEHARGNWGYLDQVAALQWIQENIINFGGDPGSVTITGESAGGVSVSALVLSPLAKGLFHKAISESGTAIQILFTDHPEEQAQRIATVAGCQISSSAAMVECLKDKTEEEMEQITLKIVMKFPDYAEGLDKDVARQVLQGVLSPLTDVTPDVIDLLYNEYIGNAENRVQVRDGLLDALGDSFFVFSAIEVARYHRDAGNPVYFYEFQHRPSSATGVVPEFVKADHGDEIAFVFGKPFLAGNATEGENKLSRTVMRYWTNFARNGNPNGEGLVHWPQYDLDERYLEIDLTQKAAKKLKERKMEFWAQITKQTMTERRTEHTDL